A stretch of Malus sylvestris chromosome 11, drMalSylv7.2, whole genome shotgun sequence DNA encodes these proteins:
- the LOC126588833 gene encoding 4-hydroxybenzoate geranyltransferase 2-like encodes MESFLVVSLKPSRSLSGTLFAASSYHPISTTTTTATSNPNPYHYPNARRLSSFNQGHCRLDTSSHFDFGLRLRSHISSKSSASTVPKKGGNQTSGDENSKAEEGSWIDLYLPMQAQPYAKLARLDKPIGTWLFAWPSLWSTALAASPGQLPDIMMLILFGFGAVFTRGASCTINDLLDRDIDARVERTKSRPLASGVLTPFEGISFLGFQLLLVLGTLLQINNYSCVLGVSSWFLIFTYPLMKRLTYWPQAYLGLMINWGALLGWAAVKGSIDPVIVLPLYFSAVCWTLVYDTIYAHQDKEDDLKVGVKSTALKFGDSTKKWITGFGIVCLSSLALSGYNAGIGWPYYAFLGVAFGQLAWQISTVNLSSPADCNRKFVSNKLFGAIMFIAILFGRLSS; translated from the exons ATGGAGTCTTTTTTGGTGGTGTCTCTGAAACCTTCACGTTCTCTCTCTGGCACCCTCTTCGCAGCCTCTTCTTATCACCCAatttccaccaccaccaccactgccaCCAGCAATCCAAACCCTTACCACTATCCCAACGCAAGACGGTTGAGCTCATTCAATCAAGGGCACTGTCGTCTGGATACTTCCAGTCACTTTGACTTCGGTCTCAGACTCAGATCGCACATCTCGAGCAAGTCTTCAGCATCTACTGTCCCAAAGAAGGGTGGAAATCAAACCAGCGGCGATGAAAACAGCAAGGCTGAGGAGGGTTCTTGGATCGACTTGTACCTGCCAATGCAAGCTCAGCCTTATGCTAAGCTCGCTCGCCTCGACAAGCCGATCGGCACCTGGCTGTTTGCTTGGCCTTCTTTGTG GTCAACAGCACTGGCAGCAAGTCCAGGACAGCTTCCTGATATTATGATGTTGATACTATTTGGATTTGGAGCTGTGTTTACTAGGGGCGCCTCATGCACCATAAACGATCTCCTTGACCGGGATATTGATGCCAGG GTAGAACGTACAAAGTCGCGGCCTCTTGCAAGTGGTGTTTTGACACCTTTTGAGGGGATTTCTTTTCTTGGATTTCAATTGCTCTTGGTTCTAGGAACTCTCCTTCAAATAAACAATTATAG CTGCGTTTTGGGGGTTTCATCTTGGTTCCTAATTTTCACCTATCCTCTCATGAAGAGATTGACATATTGG CCTCAAGCCTATCTAGGTTTGATGATTAATTGGGGGGCTTTATTAGGATGGGCAGCAGTAAAAGGAAGCATTGATCCAGTTATAGTGCTCCCATTGTACTTTTCTGCAGTATGCTGGACACTTGTCTATGATACCATATATGCACATCAG GACAAGGAAGATGATTTGAAAGTAGGTGTTAAGTCTACGGCATTGAAATTTGGCGACTCCACCAAAAAATGGATTACTGGGTTTGGAATCGTGTGCTTGAGCAGTCTTGCCCTTAGTGGATACAATGCTGGAATAG GGTGGCCGTACTATGCATTTTTGGGGGTTGCATTTGGACAATTAGCTTGGCAAATATCAACAGTTAATCTTTCATCCCCAGCTGATTGCAATAGAAA ATTTGTGTCGAACAAGTTGTTTGGCGCTATTATGTTCATCGCAATCCTATTTGGACGACTTTCATCATAA